Genomic DNA from Manihot esculenta cultivar AM560-2 chromosome 15, M.esculenta_v8, whole genome shotgun sequence:
taaatattaaaatcttgaGTTTAAAATAAAGCCCTATCAACTTGACAAAACCGACTGAAATTGTCCAAATTTGAAGTTGACGTACGAATTTGAAGAGGATTGGCTTCAGGATCACAAGAAGAGTTGGAGGAATAAAATAAGTTCCTAATGGCAGTGGTATTTCCATGCAAAGCACCAACATATTGAGCAGCTTTCCAATTCAAGATATGATATATGATGTCTTTCCATAAGGTGAACTACTGAATTTTGCACTTGGCTCCATAATAATGAGTTCCTTGCTAACCATAATTTTTATGCACGAACCATTACAAATGTTTTTCCGAATATTATCTTGGGACTTTAAAATTtgcagtaaaaaattaaaaaaattatcattaaggtACAAATCTTCCACACCCCCTAACCTCTAAATTTTCTTGGACACAGGACAATACAACAAAATATGATTGACACTTTCATATTCATGAAACCAAAAACATATAATATCTACATTCACACCCCTTTACCTTAAGTTATCCTTTATAGGCAATCTATTTCTACTAGCTCTCCAACAGAAATCTTTCACTTTTGGAGGGGTCGAAACATTTCACAAACTAGTCTACAACTCACTCTCACATTAAAATGATATTCTTAGCAAATTCATATACGCAGAATATCCAGATTTCACCATATACACATTTCTCTTATCAAAGTGTTAAAGTGGTACACGAAAGAATCTTCTTTATTAGTAATATAAAAGCCACTCTTTTATAGTTAATctgattataatttaaaattttaatatttatttagaattattcactttataatttaaataactttttaaatcatatataattttttatgatattttgacATCCAAACAGTTTTCGAACTCCCATAAGAAAATCAATttcaaaatctattaaaattcattagtgcataatttagattatattcaaataaattgaattgaCGGAATTCAGATTCATTAGCTCACTTGACGTGATGGTTCATTGAAGAATAAACCTAATTATACCGTGACTCTATCAATACGAGTATAGAAAGAAAATTACACCGTTACTTgacgataaaaaaaaataaacatccGTAATGATTTATATAATACTTATGCcttttatttcataaattttattttttaattattttaaaattattgtctaatttattatatacatataattaatatataaattaattattataattctatttaattttatttttataataatctcttattaattattaaaatattttttaatatttaataaaatattatttttaaaatgagtataattaaaaaatattaaaaaattatattttttattatataaaaaaagtaaaattaataaaaattataaaataaaaagtaatattttattttatgtatttttaaaattattaattagtctcaGTACTATATAAAAGTTTATtagtgattttaaaaaatatattaaattttttattaaattttataaaatctattaattaattattttttattaattttaaaatttaattattgtaatataaaaaaattaattattgtaatataaaaaattattaattagttttttaattttataataatatttattaatttcaaaagtGTTTTACCCTTTTCCATAATAATTATCAGCTTAGTAACAGAGAAATTAAtgggtaaattttttaaaatttttaaaatattttaatatattttcagaatataaatactattaatttttatatacatcagtaattaaataataattttcctttaaaaaataCCGTTCATACAAAAGCGAAGGAAAGAGAAATTTTTTTTGGCGCAGGCATAAATTCTATGTCCCCGTTTCACGGAAGTGCTCCCTGTATAATTGTTGCTCCTCAGAGTTGCCTGATATTGAATTTTATCGGAAACGCTGTCCCTTTCCCCTGTATCAAAATTTCTCGGGAAAATGACGGAAAATTCCGAACTATGAGAATTTTCATGTTGTCAAAATGAGGGGATCATTTTGGGTTGACGAATCTAATTCCCCATCAACCTCCAGCTCGCATCCTCGCATTCATCCTCAGCCTCCCTCTTCCCGCCGTCACAGGTCTTCCCTCTCAAATCTCCCAATTTGAATCAAATCCTTGACGTTATATTAGTTGCCGATCGATTTTTCTCTTGttcgtttatttatttttatgtgcgATTCAATTACGATTTGATTTTTGTTATTTGATAACAATTAATTTGCGTGTCTCGAATGTTGCTTTTGATAATTCGATCATTGATTTTGCCAGTGGTAATAATGTGTTTCGACTGCTGGCACGAAGAGAGGTTTGCCCTCGAGCAAAGCATGCCTGTAAAAATTGGTGGGGCGAATCTTTCGATAAGCGTCTGGATTCCTTTGCGCTCAGTGCCGAATCAGGCGTAGATGCCAGGCGCGCTCTTGTTTCATGGTAACCTTGTGGAAACTTTATAGTTGTTTCCTCGTTGTTTTTCTTTGGGAATTTTTCGTTGTCACTTTTAGGTAATCGTTTTAATtgccattttttttttgttaaataagGGTGGAGGCAGAATCTTTGCTGAATTTATCAGCCAAATATTGTCCGCTGTTGCCTCCTCCTAGATCAACCATAGCCGCAGCCTTCAGTTCTGATGGCAAGGTCCTTGCTTCTACGcagtgagtttttttttttttcttcttcttcttcttttttctctttttccagaTACCATGAGAATGAATGAGACATTATCCTTTGATTTTCTTTCTCTGCCAAACTGCATTTTGTGTCTGTTTGTGCAGTGGAGATCATACTGTAAAGATTATGGATTGCCGAACTGGGAAATGCTTAAGGGTCTTGAGCGGTCATCGGAGGACGCCCTGGGTAGTAAGTAGCGTTACCTGCATCTTTTTTCCTGTGCTGCATTGTTTTTCAAATCCCAGATTGTTAATATTGTGATCATGCCCATTATATCAGAACACCTACTTTGGTATTGGATCATACAGTTGAAGGCGTGATGctcacaatttttttattttgttattgtactattattattgttaaatttgtgtaaggcctaactcaccccaaaagctagttcaaggggaggattgcctatgCCTCATATAAGGGGCATATTACCTTTTCACgatcgatgtgggattcaacacccCCTCATAGCTAGAATTTTTAGTGGTGCGTGACACATTTATAGGAGGCCCGACATCGGATAGGGGGCTCTGATactatgttaaatttgggtcagacctaactcaccccaaaagctagctcaaggggtaGGATTGCCTATGGTTCGTATAAGGGGCATAttaccctttccacaaccgacgtGGGATTCAACAATTACACTAGTCATCATGTTTGATGAATTTAATCGACCATAATGGAATGTACTAGAAGAAAATTCAAATTGTTAGTCGTTGCACGTAAATTTCCATTCTATTACTCTCTGCAACATTCCTTTACAATTTACCTAACATGCTCTAAACATTTGTATGGTGTGTTGCCATTTGGAGCCTTATTCCTGCTCTGAGGTCCTCTGATCTGATATAATAGTCAGGtttcatatttattatcaaTTGAAATTGTTCTTGTAGTTGGACATCATACTTACATATGGAACTTTTTGTCCgataataaaattctcaaattttACGAGAAAACACTTCTAAATTAGGTAGACCTAGATCCATGAAGTGTTTTTCCCTTCAGAGATATGATGTATTTTGAATTTGAGGCTCCAGCCTCTAGTAGGTAAGTTATTATGAAAGCTGATGTACGTTATGGCTATGCATTTGATTGCTCCATTATCTCAAGTGTACAAACAAGTAGAGATTCAAATAAAGAATTCCTGTATTATGCAAAATTGAATTCACATGTTTGCAAGTCTGTTATTGCTCCCAAGCCTTATGATTTATAGTACTACATTCTCCTTGGCTCAATAAGTGTGCATTGGTCCATGCGTGGTCCTTATTAAACACAACTTTTGTCTATGGCCTGTTGCAATACGTAAATTGAATAGTTTCCAAGTTCCAGTCAATTTTCTGTTATTGACAGTCTTACCTTTTGCACATATATACACCTGTTTTGGGCATCCCTTTTATTTGAGGTGTTTGTTTCTATCTTATGTCCAGCTGACCTTTTGCAGGTTAGGTTTCATCCTACTTGTCCAGAAATACTAGCAAGTGGAAGTTTGGATCATGAAGTTCGTCTGTGGAATGCAAATGCTGCAGAGTGTATAGGATCTCGTGACTTCTGTAACCACTAAACTAGATTTCTTGTCTCTTAAACAATGTCGTTAAGGTTCTATGGTCAATGTAATTGCTGGGGTTTATTTTTTCACCCTGCAGACCGTCCGATTGCATCTATTGCTTTTCATGCTCATGGGGAGCTTCTTGCCGTAGCTTCTGGTCACAAGGTGGGGATCATTTTCcattttgaactttttttttgtctttttattCACTTTCATTCTGACCTCTTGGAAATTTTTTTGTGTTAGCTATACATATGGCAATATAACAATAAAGGGGAGACATCCTCTCCAGCTATTGTGCTGAAGACACGTCGTTCACTTCGTGCTGTGCATTTTCACCCACATGGTGCTCCATTTCTCTTAACAGCAGAGgtaaatctctctctctctctctctctttgtgATCAAATTGTGATTTGTGATTGGTTCCATTGTATGTGTAAAGTTTTGCTAATTTTGAGTTACAACTTAGTTTACAATGTTGTACATCTATTATTTCACTGTTTTGTAGGTAAATGACCTCGATTCATCTGATTCCTCAATGACACTTGCAACTTCTCCAGGGTACCTGTGCTATCCTCCTCCCACTGTATATTTGGCAGATGCTCATCCTGAACGACGCCTTGGGTTTGGGGATGAACTGCCTTTAATGTCCTTGCCCTTTCTTATGCGGCCTTCATTTGCTAGGGATGTTGGTAGAATACCTCTGCAGCAAACTGATGGAGATGTTGGTTCTAGTCGTGTGCAACAAAGATTTGATCCTTCCACTTCTGTGCGCCTTCTGACATATTCAACTCCATCAGGGCAGTATGAACTTCTGCTATCTCCCATTGAACCTAATAGCTCATCTCCTGTGCCAGAAGAAGGCCAGACTGATTCTTTCATGGGTGAAATTGATAATGAAGCTCCTCAATTTGCAATGGATACTGCTGAGACAGCAGAAGTGCACACTGTAGAGAGAAATACTTCCACCTTACCTTTTGGTGATCAACTGTACTGGGAAATTCCTTTTTTGCATGGGTGGTTAGTTGGCCAGAGCCAAACAGCGCACCATGCAATGGGCTCACTTAATGGTTTGACTCATGAAAATTTAAGAACATTTGGTGAAACAGAAAATCATGCTTCATCCCCTGTAATGCCAATTAGTATTGGCCAATCTAGAGGCAATGGGAGATCTGGTCTGCATTATCGATCTTCGCGATCCCAAACATCTGCAACTGGGTCTGGTGGAAGCTCTGCTTTTGACAGCATGGGACGTAATGAAAATGATGCTCTGCCCGTTGCTAGCAGAGTCCAATCTGAACTTGCTACCTCCCTGGCTGCAGCTGCTGCCGCAGAGTTACCTTGCACTGTCAAGTTAAGAATTTGGCCTTATGATGTAAAAGATCCCTTTGTCCCTCTTGATGCTGAGCAATGTCGCCTAACTATATCACATGCTGTACTTTGCAGGTGTAGCCCTTCTGTTCTGTTAAATTCTTATTTGCAATTTGAGTCCTTGCTGTTGCCTTATCTTTTTATGATTCATGATTTAGTATCTAAACTTAATTTCATATGAACATTTCAAGATTAAAATCATTGCCTTCCATGAGTATTTGTGAGCTTTTCTCATTACATGTTGGAATATGTTTGCAGTGAAATGGGCGCTCATTTTTCACCTTGTGGGAGATTTTTAGCTGCTTGTGTTGCATGTGTGCTCCCTCATGTGGAAGCTGATCCTGGCTTACAAGGCCAGGTGCTTAATGAAAATGCAGGGGCTGCAACATCCCCAACACGGCATCCAATTTCAGCCCACCAAGTTATGTATGAGCTTCGGATATATTCCCTTGAGGAGGCAACGTAATACTTAAAACATCTTGCAGAATCTGATCTTTGCTGGtatatttttctttgttttattcTTATGAAATATTATCTGTAAATATAGGTTTGGCTTGGTGCTTGCATCCCGGGCTATAAGAGCTGCTCACTGTTTAACTTCGATTCAGGTCAGTTACTTTTTGAAGATCAGCCTTTCATTGAGATTAGGGGACTAAACATGAAGTGTATCATGCTCTCTCATCTGCATGTGCctatctttctttcttttctttttctgttttatcttcaatttttagatttttaaggAATTATGTAATAACTTGTAGCTGTATAGTTTTTCTGCCATGGGATATCCAATGGAATAGTTGTGCAGAACTGCAAATGCAATTAAAATGTAAATGTTAATTGAATTTCACCAACAATATTGTGTAATTGCCGTGATACTCCTTCACTAGATGCTGTGTGTTTCTTATAAAAGATTTGTTTTTATCATATTCTGTTTCACTTGGTTTCTTATTCTTTGTTTGTTGGGCTTGGTAAGAGTATGTACTGGAGGTTGGGCTCttgtattttctaaaattttcatAGGTTTTCCACAAATCTGAAAATGCTAATTCATGTTAACTAATGTCAGTATATACTTATCTGACATGGATGCTTTTGGGTAAATTGAAGAGTGGAAGTAACTTGTCTTGCACAATAATTGTGATTGTCCTGCTCCTACTATTAGTTAATTTATAATCTTCATTAGCATTGTTCCAACAGTTTTGATAAGAATACTACTTTATGTTACTGTACCAGCAATGAACAAATGAATAAGTGTCTTGCCAAAAATGGGGAGGTGGGGAGACAGAAGTCAGGGaaccacaaaaagaaaaaacaaagatGTACTTTTGGAAGGTTTCCAAAATTTTCCACCTTGGTTAAAACTTAAAAGGCCTTACATCTTGAGCGGTCTTTCTATCAGATTCCAGGGTCTTACATGCCCTCATTTCCACTCCTTTTCTGGTGgttagaaaacataaaaaacatATTTATTATCCCAGTCTGGAGTCAATAGTCATTATGAAATGGTCAATTAATTCCACCTCAGCTTGATTTGTATGGATGTTGGAAATTTGGATGGGAACCGGTTTTATGGTATTATGGATCCAGAGATCTAATTCAGCTCTCCTGCATAAACCGTATATTTATTGAATGTGATGGAGCCAACAAAGtaatttattgtttaaattgCATAAGTTAATTTGGACTTGCTTTTAGATGAAGTGGTAACAGGTTCATGTATGTTTGAGAGAGGCATAACATCAAATTGTTATCTAACTTATGGTACTTTGTTtgcttttataaaattaaaaatgttttttttgttTGTAGTTCTCTCCCACATCAGAGCACTTACTGCTAGCCTATGGCCGTCGTCACAGTTCGCTCCTTAAAAGTGTTGTCATTGACAGGGAGACGACAGTACCGATTTACACTATTCTTGAGGTATAAATTTGTTCTTATCATTGTTATGTCATATCTACTCTGGCTACTTTGTGAATGCTGCTTTACCAGAGAAAAGTCcatcattaatatttttgtcATTTGTATTGTTAAATGCACAATAAGATGCAGAATATGTTATAAGAGGTAGACTAGCATCACAGACTTTGACAGTGTAAAGGAAGTCTTTCAGTCTTCAGCATATTTTGTAAAAGTTTATCATTGATAGTGCAGATCTTACATAGTAAAAGGTAACCAAAGTGAGAGGAGTGAAAAATGATTGTTGTTGCAAAATTTGCAGCATGCTTCTTGTATGCTTAACCCCACAACAACAGTTATGCATCAACATACAGTGTGTACAAACACGGCAAAAGTAAACTAGGATGTTGAGTGTTGGGAAGACAGAGCAGCACAGTTAAAAACAGTACCAGAAACAATAGCATGCTTGTGAATTTGGTGATGGCACCTAAATGTTAGAGGCCTAGGTGATTCAGCCCTGGAGGACTTCTGAAATATAACCTTGCTTTTTGGTGGGATGGGATATAAAGGCAAGGGTAGCTCAGTTGAGCCAGATGCTTGTATATGTTTGGAAAGCCCATCTCATGGATATGGTGCGATTTGGGATGAGATTCTTTATGTAGCCATTAATTTTTCCAATAATCAGTGGCATTATGTACTAGAAATACTCTTGTTTTGTGATATTATTGTGGAAGCATTTAGAAAGGATGATGACCAAGTTCATGGGAAGCATTG
This window encodes:
- the LOC110601972 gene encoding uncharacterized protein LOC110601972 isoform X1, with protein sequence MRGSFWVDESNSPSTSSSHPRIHPQPPSSRRHSGNNVFRLLARREVCPRAKHACKNWWGESFDKRLDSFALSAESGVDARRALVSWVEAESLLNLSAKYCPLLPPPRSTIAAAFSSDGKVLASTHGDHTVKIMDCRTGKCLRVLSGHRRTPWVVRFHPTCPEILASGSLDHEVRLWNANAAECIGSRDFYRPIASIAFHAHGELLAVASGHKLYIWQYNNKGETSSPAIVLKTRRSLRAVHFHPHGAPFLLTAEVNDLDSSDSSMTLATSPGYLCYPPPTVYLADAHPERRLGFGDELPLMSLPFLMRPSFARDVGRIPLQQTDGDVGSSRVQQRFDPSTSVRLLTYSTPSGQYELLLSPIEPNSSSPVPEEGQTDSFMGEIDNEAPQFAMDTAETAEVHTVERNTSTLPFGDQLYWEIPFLHGWLVGQSQTAHHAMGSLNGLTHENLRTFGETENHASSPVMPISIGQSRGNGRSGLHYRSSRSQTSATGSGGSSAFDSMGRNENDALPVASRVQSELATSLAAAAAAELPCTVKLRIWPYDVKDPFVPLDAEQCRLTISHAVLCSEMGAHFSPCGRFLAACVACVLPHVEADPGLQGQVLNENAGAATSPTRHPISAHQVMYELRIYSLEEATFGLVLASRAIRAAHCLTSIQFSPTSEHLLLAYGRRHSSLLKSVVIDRETTVPIYTILEVYRVSDMKLVRVLPSAEDEVNVACFHPSVGGGLVYGTKEGKLRIFQYDNSHGTNYTSSFLDERMLEEAVANMVSLNTAFRGVDELFPAT
- the LOC110601972 gene encoding uncharacterized protein LOC110601972 isoform X2, with protein sequence MRGSFWVDESNSPSTSSSHPRIHPQPPSSRRHSGNNVFRLLARREVCPRAKHACKNWWGESFDKRLDSFALSAESGVDARRALVSWVEAESLLNLSAKYCPLLPPPRSTIAAAFSSDGKVLASTHGDHTVKIMDCRTGKCLRVLSGHRRTPWVVRFHPTCPEILASGSLDHEVRLWNANAAECIGSRDFYRPIASIAFHAHGELLAVASGHKLYIWQYNNKGETSSPAIVLKTRRSLRAVHFHPHGAPFLLTAEVNDLDSSDSSMTLATSPGYLCYPPPTVYLADAHPERRLGFGDELPLMSLPFLMRPSFARDVGRIPLQQTDGDVGSSRVQQRFDPSTSVRLLTYSTPSGQYELLLSPIEPNSSSPVPEEGQTDSFMGEIDNEAPQFAMDTAETAEVHTVERNTSTLPFGDQLYWEIPFLHGWLVGQSQTAHHAMGSLNGLTHENLRTFGETENHASSPVMPISIGQSRGNGRSGLHYRSSRSQTSATGSGGSSAFDSMGRNENDALPVASRVQSELATSLAAAAAAELPCTVKLRIWPYDVKDPFVPLDAEQCRLTISHAVLCSEMGAHFSPCGRFLAACVACVLPHVEADPGLQGQVLNENAGAATSPTRHPISAHQVMYELRIYSLEEATFGLVLASRAIRAAHCLTSIQFSPTSEHLLLAYGRRHSSLLKSVVIDRETTVPIYTILEVYRVSDMKLVRVLPSAEDEVNVACFHPSVGGGLVYGTKEGKLRIFQYDNSHGTNYTSSFLDERMLEEAVANVPTYALEC
- the LOC110601972 gene encoding uncharacterized protein LOC110601972 isoform X3, with the protein product MRGSFWVDESNSPSTSSSHPRIHPQPPSSRRHSGNNVFRLLARREVCPRAKHACKNWWGESFDKRLDSFALSAESGVDARRALVSWVEAESLLNLSAKYCPLLPPPRSTIAAAFSSDGKVLASTHGDHTVKIMDCRTGKCLRVLSGHRRTPWVVRFHPTCPEILASGSLDHEVRLWNANAAECIGSRDFYRPIASIAFHAHGELLAVASGHKLYIWQYNNKGETSSPAIVLKTRRSLRAVHFHPHGAPFLLTAEVNDLDSSDSSMTLATSPGDVGRIPLQQTDGDVGSSRVQQRFDPSTSVRLLTYSTPSGQYELLLSPIEPNSSSPVPEEGQTDSFMGEIDNEAPQFAMDTAETAEVHTVERNTSTLPFGDQLYWEIPFLHGWLVGQSQTAHHAMGSLNGLTHENLRTFGETENHASSPVMPISIGQSRGNGRSGLHYRSSRSQTSATGSGGSSAFDSMGRNENDALPVASRVQSELATSLAAAAAAELPCTVKLRIWPYDVKDPFVPLDAEQCRLTISHAVLCSEMGAHFSPCGRFLAACVACVLPHVEADPGLQGQVLNENAGAATSPTRHPISAHQVMYELRIYSLEEATFGLVLASRAIRAAHCLTSIQFSPTSEHLLLAYGRRHSSLLKSVVIDRETTVPIYTILEVYRVSDMKLVRVLPSAEDEVNVACFHPSVGGGLVYGTKEGKLRIFQYDNSHGTNYTSSFLDERMLEEAVANMVSLNTAFRGVDELFPAT